A DNA window from Patagioenas fasciata isolate bPatFas1 chromosome 1, bPatFas1.hap1, whole genome shotgun sequence contains the following coding sequences:
- the PLBD1 gene encoding phospholipase B-like 1, whose amino-acid sequence MARLGGGGVCCCCWGLVLLWAAAGGRAEIRYATVYWSKAEKTLQVRNILDRSGDAYGFYNNTIQTTGWGVLEIRAGYGRQTLSNEDIMYAAGFLEGYLTAPHMYDHAANMYPQLIKNPAVRSGVQNFMAKQDQWTRQQIRNNKDDPFWRHAGYIIAQLDGLYMGALEWAKLQKQTPLSVFDVQFLNAVGDLLDLIPALFEYPARSGQCNVEPGGHGKYQWDMGHCSALIKVLPGYENIYFAHSSWFTYAATLRIYKHWNFNIGDPDTSTSRISFSSYPGFLVSLDDFYILGSGLVMLQTTNSVFNETLLKQVVPESLFAWQRVRIANMMAEDGKTWAETFSRYNSGTYNNQYMVLDLKKVRLQKSLDEGALYIVEQIPTLVEYSDQTNVLRKGYWPSYNIPFHEKIYNLSGYAAYVEKYGMDFSYELAPRAKIFRRDQGKVTNLESMKYIMRYNNYQHDPYAEHNPCNTICCREDLNPSFPVPAGCYDSKVSDFRLASAFTATAINGPPVQGGLPVFTWRRFNHTRHQGLPESYNFHFVTMRPIL is encoded by the exons ATGGCCCGGCTTGGCGGCGGCGgcgtctgctgctgctgttgggggCTCGTCCTCCtgtgggcggcggcggggggtcGAGCAG AAATCCGCTATGCAACTGTGTACTGGAGTAAAGCTGAAAAAACACTTCAGGTCAGAAATATACTGGACAGGAGTGGAGATGCCTATGGTTTCTACAACAATACTATACAGACAACAGGTTGGGGAGTTTTGGAGATCAGAGCAGGCTATGGCCGTCAGACCTTAAGCAATGAAGATATCATGTATGCAGCTGGCTTCTTGGAAGGCTATCTCACAGCTCC GCATATGTATGACCATGCTGCAAATATGTATCCACAGTTAATTAAGAATCCTGCAGTTCGAAGTGGAGTTCAGAATTTTATGGC GAAACAAGATCAGTGGACAAGACAACAAATCAGAAATAATAAGGATGATCCCTTTTGGAGGCATGCTGGCTATATTATTGCACAGTTGGATGGTCTGTACATGGGAGCCCTCGAGTGGGCTAAACTACAGAAACAAACA CCACTGAGCGTTTTTGATGTCCAGTTTCTGAATGCTGTTGGAGACCTGTTGGACCTCATTCCTGCATTGTTTGAGTATCCCGCAAGGAGTGGGCAGTGCAACGTGGAGCCAGGAGGCCATGGGAAATACCAGTGGGATATGGGTCACTGCTCTGCCCTCATCAAG GTTCTGCCTGGATATGAGAATATATATTTTGCCCATTCCAGTTGGTTTACATATGCAGCCACACTGAGAATATATAAGCACTGGAACTTCAATATAGGTGATCCAGACACCAGCACCAGCCGCATCTCATTCAGCAGTTACCCAG gctttttggtgtcccTGGATGACTTCTACATACTAGGCAGCGGCTTGGTGATGTTGCAGACCACTAACAGTGTGTTCAATGAAACCCTCCTTAAGCAAGTAGTGCCTGAATCCCTGTTCGCTTGGCAGAGGGTCCGCATTGCGAACATGATGGCAGAGGATGGCAAAACTTGGGCAGAAACCTTCTCGAGGTACAACTCTG ggacctacaacaatcagTACATGGTGCTGGACCTGAAGAAGGTCAGGCTGCAGAAGAGCCTTGATGAGGGTGCGTTGTACATTGTTGAGCAGATCCCAACCCTTGTGGAGTATTCTGATCAAACGAACGTTCTCCGAAAAG GTTACTGGCCTTCATACAATATCCCTTTCCATGAAAAGATTTACAATCTCAGTGGGTATGCAGCATACGTTGAGAAGTATGGAATGGATTTCTCTTATGAGCTTGCTCCGAGAGCAAAAATCTTCCGTCGTGACCAGGGCAAGGTGACCAACTTGGAAAGCATGAAGTACATCATGAGATACAACA ACTACCAGCATGATCCTTATGCTGAACACAATCCTTGCAACACCATTTGCTGCCGAGAAGACTTGAATCCTTCTTTCCCAGTGCCTGCAGGCTGCTACGACTCCAAG GTGTCAGATTTCCGCCTGGCCTCCGCGTTCACAGCCACTGCCATCAATGGTCCCCCAGTGCAGGGCGGGCTCCCTGTCTTCACCTGGAGGCGATTTAACCACACACGACACCAGGGCCTGCCAGAATCTTACAACTTTCATTTTGTCACCATGAGGCCGATCCTGTAA